A part of Aegilops tauschii subsp. strangulata cultivar AL8/78 chromosome 2, Aet v6.0, whole genome shotgun sequence genomic DNA contains:
- the LOC109740482 gene encoding probable receptor-like protein kinase At1g49730 isoform X1 gives MRRPGPVLCAALAVALLAPLPPAAIAADCPLDFSWPNFALIASVCSDQNGHSKCCRYINAVLAVSSAMYANTTGTLGVPSELADACIRNISDTFVSNGILPTAASFCGLGIKIQASYQCVGMTTILQMLQSPNFSDVTRNCATSLPDDVSCKRCLNSGLSYLRHLVGEQDNVTLNTCRDAAFVAFVSQGNISTLDTAGCFFSVQGLSALQVNISTSSPAGYPAPNISPSPFASQIPGEHVAEVPSNHHRSYKRVLFPAIGALVTGLSVTLLVVLILLIRRKCKELEKIEGINPLKVLSSCVTKGQEGTSTIFGRFSYAEMRRATRNFSTTLGGNDNATIFKGQLSNGSVVAIKRIESSPKQDQLAFCKEMEFLGRLHHRHLVGLKGYCLTKFERFQVYEYMENGSLKDHLHSSGKLLLPWKNRIQIAIDVANALEYLHFYCDPPLYHGDIKPSNVLLDKNYLAKLAGCGCSNGGNTIVSSTPGTVKIQATPVPCVYLRAGYVDPDYVVTQELTAKSDVYSYGVLLLELVTGRPVVQDDRSLVEWSRELIGTDYRLHELVDPAVADTFDLDELQVMADVIHWCTHKDGGARPSMKQVLRILYERLDPLSGGFARAVEVEQGYYYGGQSGRKAKEWQQRPRDGGGDVIQFSGEPRCLPSSSSTSRSHCSRTVPLEGNSPEPQSPAHADRGGFFA, from the exons ATGCGGCGTCCAGGGCCGGTCCTCTGCGCGGCGCTGGCCGTCGCGCTCCTGGCCCCGCTTCCGCCCGCGGCGATCGCGGCAG ATTGTCCGTTGGATTTCAGTTGGCCAAACTTTGCGCTGATAGCTTCTGTATGCTCGGATCAGAATGGCCACTCAAAGTGTTGCCGCTATATCAATGCCGTCCTCGCGGTCTCTTCTGCAATGTATGCGAACACAACAGGCACTCTTGGGGTTCCATCTGAACTTGCCGATGCCTGTATTCGCAATATCTCAGACACCTTCGTGTCCAATGGGATACTTCCTACTGCAGCTTCGTTTTGTGGCCTCGGGATCAAGATTCAGGCGTCCTATCAGTGCGTTGGGATGACTACTATCCTCCAAATGTTACAGTCTCCGAATTTCAGTGATGTGACTAGAAATTGTGCAACCTCACTTCCAGATGACGTCAGCTGCAAGAGATGCTTAAATTCTGGTTTGTCATACCTCCGCCATCTTGTGGGGGAACAAGATAATGTCACATTGAATACCTGCCGTGACGCTGCCTTTGTTGCTTTTGTGAGTCAAGGGAACATATCTACTCTTGATACGGCGGGTTGCTTTTTCAGCGTTCAGGGGCTGAGTGCTCTTCAAG TGAACATCTCGACATCATCCCCAGCTGGATATCCTGCACCAAATATTTCTCCCAGTCCATTTGCATCGCAAATTCCTGGGGAACATGTTGCTGAAGTGCCATCCAACCATCATCGTAGTTACAAGCGTGTACTATTCCCTGCTATCGGGGCCTTGGTTACAGGATTATCAGTTACACTACTGGTAGTACTGATTTTACTTATCCGGAGAAAGTGCAAAGAACTAGAAAAGATTGAGGGAATTAACCCTTTGAAAGTGTTGAGTTCCTGTGTCACGAAGGGCCAAGAAG GTACTTCCACCATTTTTGGCAGATTTAGTTATGCAGAAATGAGAAGGGCAACAAGAAACTTTAGCACCACGCTGGGAGGGAATGATAATGCAACAATATTCAAAGGACAACTGAGCAATGGTTCTGTGGTTGCCATTAAGCGCATAGAGAGCTCACCAAAACAAGATCAGCTGGCATTCTGCAAAGAAATGGAATTTCTTGGGCGTCTGCATCATCGACATCTTGTTGGACTTAAAGGATATTGTTTAACAAAATTTGAGAG GTTCCAGGTTTATGAATACATGGAAAATGGAAGCCTTAAGGATCACCTTCATT CGTCAGGTAAACTTCTGCTGCCGTGGAAAAATAGGATCCAAATCGCTATTGATGTTGCGAATGCTTTG GAGTACCTTCATTTCTATTGTGATCCTCCATTGTACCATGGAGACATAAAGCCTAGCAATGTCCTCCTGGACAAGAATTATCTCGCAAAG CTTGCTGGGTGTGGCTGCTCAAATGGTGGCAATACCATCGTCAGTTCCACCCCAGGGACTGTCAAGATCCAGGCAACTCCTG TACCGTGCGTATATCTCCGTGCAGGGTACGTAGACCCCGATTACGTGGTGACCCAGGAGCTGACGGCCAAGAGCGACGTGTACAGCTACGGCGTGCTGCTGCTGGAGCTCGTCACCGGGAGGCCCGTGGTGCAGGACGACCGGAGCCTCGTGGAGTGGTCCCGCGAGCTCATCGGCACCGACTACCGCCTCCACGAGCTGGTGGACCCGGCGGTGGCGGACACGTTCGACCTGGACGAGCTGCAGGTGATGGCGGACGTGATCCACTGGTGCACCCACAAGGACGGCGGGGCGCGGCCGTCGATGAAGCAGGTCCTCCGGATCCTCTACGAGCGGCTGGACCCGCTGTCCGGCGGGTTCGCGCGCGCCGTGGAGGTCGAGCAGGGGTACTACTACGGCGGGCAGAGCGGGAGGAAGGCGAAAGAGTGGCAGCAGCGGCCGCGGGATGGCGGCGGAGACGTGATCCAGTTCAGCGGCGAGCCAAGGTGCCTGCCGTCGTCGTCCAGCACGTCCAGGTCCCACTGCAGCCGCACCGTGCCGCTGGAGGGCAACTCGCCGGAGCCCCAGTCGCCAGCCCACGCCGACCGCGGCGGGTTCTTCGCCTGA
- the LOC109740482 gene encoding probable receptor-like protein kinase At1g49730 isoform X2 produces MRRPGPVLCAALAVALLAPLPPAAIAADCPLDFSWPNFALIASVCSDQNGHSKCCRYINAVLAVSSAMYANTTGTLGVPSELADACIRNISDTFVSNGILPTAASFCGLGIKIQASYQCVGMTTILQMLQSPNFSDVTRNCATSLPDDVSCKRCLNSGLSYLRHLVGEQDNVTLNTCRDAAFVAFVSQGNISTLDTAGCFFSVQGLSALQVNISTSSPAGYPAPNISPSPFASQIPGEHVAEVPSNHHRSYKRVLFPAIGALVTGLSVTLLVVLILLIRRKCKELEKIEGINPLKVLSSCVTKGQEGTSTIFGRFSYAEMRRATRNFSTTLGGNDNATIFKGQLSNGSVVAIKRIESSPKQDQLAFCKEMEFLGRLHHRHLVGLKGYCLTKFERFQVYEYMENGSLKDHLHSSGKLLLPWKNRIQIAIDVANALEYLHFYCDPPLYHGDIKPSNVLLDKNYLAKLAGCGCSNGGNTIVSSTPGTVKIQATPGYVDPDYVVTQELTAKSDVYSYGVLLLELVTGRPVVQDDRSLVEWSRELIGTDYRLHELVDPAVADTFDLDELQVMADVIHWCTHKDGGARPSMKQVLRILYERLDPLSGGFARAVEVEQGYYYGGQSGRKAKEWQQRPRDGGGDVIQFSGEPRCLPSSSSTSRSHCSRTVPLEGNSPEPQSPAHADRGGFFA; encoded by the exons ATGCGGCGTCCAGGGCCGGTCCTCTGCGCGGCGCTGGCCGTCGCGCTCCTGGCCCCGCTTCCGCCCGCGGCGATCGCGGCAG ATTGTCCGTTGGATTTCAGTTGGCCAAACTTTGCGCTGATAGCTTCTGTATGCTCGGATCAGAATGGCCACTCAAAGTGTTGCCGCTATATCAATGCCGTCCTCGCGGTCTCTTCTGCAATGTATGCGAACACAACAGGCACTCTTGGGGTTCCATCTGAACTTGCCGATGCCTGTATTCGCAATATCTCAGACACCTTCGTGTCCAATGGGATACTTCCTACTGCAGCTTCGTTTTGTGGCCTCGGGATCAAGATTCAGGCGTCCTATCAGTGCGTTGGGATGACTACTATCCTCCAAATGTTACAGTCTCCGAATTTCAGTGATGTGACTAGAAATTGTGCAACCTCACTTCCAGATGACGTCAGCTGCAAGAGATGCTTAAATTCTGGTTTGTCATACCTCCGCCATCTTGTGGGGGAACAAGATAATGTCACATTGAATACCTGCCGTGACGCTGCCTTTGTTGCTTTTGTGAGTCAAGGGAACATATCTACTCTTGATACGGCGGGTTGCTTTTTCAGCGTTCAGGGGCTGAGTGCTCTTCAAG TGAACATCTCGACATCATCCCCAGCTGGATATCCTGCACCAAATATTTCTCCCAGTCCATTTGCATCGCAAATTCCTGGGGAACATGTTGCTGAAGTGCCATCCAACCATCATCGTAGTTACAAGCGTGTACTATTCCCTGCTATCGGGGCCTTGGTTACAGGATTATCAGTTACACTACTGGTAGTACTGATTTTACTTATCCGGAGAAAGTGCAAAGAACTAGAAAAGATTGAGGGAATTAACCCTTTGAAAGTGTTGAGTTCCTGTGTCACGAAGGGCCAAGAAG GTACTTCCACCATTTTTGGCAGATTTAGTTATGCAGAAATGAGAAGGGCAACAAGAAACTTTAGCACCACGCTGGGAGGGAATGATAATGCAACAATATTCAAAGGACAACTGAGCAATGGTTCTGTGGTTGCCATTAAGCGCATAGAGAGCTCACCAAAACAAGATCAGCTGGCATTCTGCAAAGAAATGGAATTTCTTGGGCGTCTGCATCATCGACATCTTGTTGGACTTAAAGGATATTGTTTAACAAAATTTGAGAG GTTCCAGGTTTATGAATACATGGAAAATGGAAGCCTTAAGGATCACCTTCATT CGTCAGGTAAACTTCTGCTGCCGTGGAAAAATAGGATCCAAATCGCTATTGATGTTGCGAATGCTTTG GAGTACCTTCATTTCTATTGTGATCCTCCATTGTACCATGGAGACATAAAGCCTAGCAATGTCCTCCTGGACAAGAATTATCTCGCAAAG CTTGCTGGGTGTGGCTGCTCAAATGGTGGCAATACCATCGTCAGTTCCACCCCAGGGACTGTCAAGATCCAGGCAACTCCTG GGTACGTAGACCCCGATTACGTGGTGACCCAGGAGCTGACGGCCAAGAGCGACGTGTACAGCTACGGCGTGCTGCTGCTGGAGCTCGTCACCGGGAGGCCCGTGGTGCAGGACGACCGGAGCCTCGTGGAGTGGTCCCGCGAGCTCATCGGCACCGACTACCGCCTCCACGAGCTGGTGGACCCGGCGGTGGCGGACACGTTCGACCTGGACGAGCTGCAGGTGATGGCGGACGTGATCCACTGGTGCACCCACAAGGACGGCGGGGCGCGGCCGTCGATGAAGCAGGTCCTCCGGATCCTCTACGAGCGGCTGGACCCGCTGTCCGGCGGGTTCGCGCGCGCCGTGGAGGTCGAGCAGGGGTACTACTACGGCGGGCAGAGCGGGAGGAAGGCGAAAGAGTGGCAGCAGCGGCCGCGGGATGGCGGCGGAGACGTGATCCAGTTCAGCGGCGAGCCAAGGTGCCTGCCGTCGTCGTCCAGCACGTCCAGGTCCCACTGCAGCCGCACCGTGCCGCTGGAGGGCAACTCGCCGGAGCCCCAGTCGCCAGCCCACGCCGACCGCGGCGGGTTCTTCGCCTGA